The nucleotide window AGATCTGTGAAATCGTGGAGGACTTGAGATCAAAAGGATATACAATCTTGCAAATTGGTCACGAGATCAAACCCATTATGCGTACTTCGGATTGGATCTATGTCCTCAATGAAGGCGAAAAAGTAGCAGAAGGAATCCCAGATGTGATAAAAGAAAACGCTGAAGTGCTAAGAATCTATTTGGGATTGGAGGTGTAAACATGCCCTCATTGTTACTGGAAACTGAGAATCTAACTGTTACCTATGGTTCGTACGCAGCTTTAAAAAAAGTAAGTTTTTCCGTTTACGAAGGAGAAATTGTAGCAATTGTAGGTCCGAATGGTGCTGGCAAGACAACGCTCCTAGAAACAATAGCAGGACTCCTGAGACCAAAAGAAGGAGTGATAAAAATACAGTCACGCGATGTCACAAAGCTGGGACCGCTTCAAAGGAGAAGACTTGGTTTGATGCTGATTCCGCAAGAACAAAATATCTTCTTTTCAATGTCAGTAAAGGACAACCTACAATTTGGAGCTTTCTACGAGAACAAGCGTACAACAAGTGAACTACTGAAACGGGTCTTCCAAGCATTTCCAAAATTGCGCGATCGGATAACACAGATAGCAGGGACCATGAGCGGAGGAGAGCAAAGGATGTTGGCAATTGGCATTGGACTCG belongs to bacterium and includes:
- a CDS encoding ABC transporter ATP-binding protein, with protein sequence MPSLLLETENLTVTYGSYAALKKVSFSVYEGEIVAIVGPNGAGKTTLLETIAGLLRPKEGVIKIQSRDVTKLGPLQRRRLGLMLIPQEQNIFFSMSVKDNLQFGAFYENKRTTSELLKRVFQAFPKLRDRITQIAGTMSGGEQRMLAIGIGLAANSRILMIDELSLGLAPKVVGSILTLLRNIRDETGTTIVLSEQSIKALDVADRVYGLEAGEVMFAEYTQHLDRDLIKSMYLGA